From Verrucomicrobia bacterium S94, the proteins below share one genomic window:
- a CDS encoding DUF386 domain-containing protein: MKMPKIKTPARWALHFNLTKPGASSTLYGDTMILDTLENAARYTGIKTGLSEGFGFLDQPGIAELEAGRYEISDGLVFAIVEKNNGRKIEDGKLEAHRRYIDIQYIISGHESMGWSPLVDLVGSEGYDAERDLEFFTDPVQSVVKVPEGSFAIFLPTDAHLPGIGDGPIHKVVVKVAVD; encoded by the coding sequence ATGAAGATGCCGAAGATAAAAACACCGGCCAGATGGGCTTTGCATTTTAACCTCACGAAGCCGGGAGCTTCGTCAACATTATATGGAGATACCATGATTCTGGATACACTGGAAAATGCCGCACGATATACGGGAATCAAAACCGGACTGTCGGAAGGATTCGGCTTTCTCGATCAGCCGGGAATTGCGGAACTGGAAGCGGGACGCTATGAAATCTCAGACGGACTGGTTTTCGCCATTGTCGAAAAAAACAACGGCCGGAAAATCGAAGATGGAAAACTCGAAGCCCACCGCAGGTATATTGATATTCAGTATATCATCAGCGGTCATGAATCGATGGGCTGGAGCCCGCTCGTCGACCTCGTCGGTTCTGAAGGCTATGACGCAGAACGCGATCTGGAATTTTTTACCGACCCCGTTCAGAGTGTGGTAAAAGTTCCCGAGGGCTCCTTTGCCATTTTTCTGCCCACCGATGCCCACCTTCCAGGCATTGGAGACGGCCCGATCCACAAAGTGGTAGTGAAAGTCGCGGTCGACTGA